In a genomic window of Columba livia isolate bColLiv1 breed racing homer chromosome 4, bColLiv1.pat.W.v2, whole genome shotgun sequence:
- the SPP1 gene encoding osteopontin, protein MKVAVLCLCLISIVAAWPVSKSKQHAVSGSSEEKYDPRSHHLHRQHHKHVNSQSWESLQHTQNDLAQQTLDSSEESVDVPVQAHFPVVSSKSHEDVDGDDDDTDESDEDDDGFPTDVPVTVPFSPFTRGDSAGRGDSAGRGDSVAYAVRAKATVVKSSKIRKAAKQVIAYDTKEEDESALDADSRQGRLSQEDLSARRSLGKLSITGEWAAKGHRQDSSELDSKLRDRSVENDSRQKFDSRETEGDDDSKAGVRGDSHWSAESRESQARILPEIPDEDSNQTLESAEDAQDRHSIENNEVTL, encoded by the exons ATGAAGGTGGCAGTCCTGTGTTTATGCCTTATCAGCATTGTTGCTGCATGGCCA GTGAGTAAATCCAAGCAGCATGCTGTTTCTGGcagctctgaagaaaaatac GATCCCAGGAGCCATCACTTACACAGACAGCACCACAAACATGTGAATTCTCAGTCTTGGGAGAGTCTGCAGCACACACAGAATGACCTGGCTCAGCAG ACTCTAGACTCTTCAGAAGAAAGCGTGGATGTCCCAGTACAAGCG CACTTTCCTGTTGTATCAAGCAAGAGCCACGAAGATGTTGATGGTGATGACGATGACACAGATGAATCTGATGAGGACGACGATGGTTTTCCCACAGACGTCCCAGTAACCGTACCCTTCTCTCCTTTCACCCGGGGAGACAGCGCTGGCAGAGGCGACAGCGCTGGCAGAGGCGACAGTGTGGCCTACGCGGTGAGGGCAAAAGCCACAGTGGTGAAGTCTAGCAAAATCCGCAAAGCTGCAAAACAG GTCATTGCGTACGATACCAAGGAGGAGGATGAGAGCGCCCTGGATGCAGACAGCCGGCAAGGGCGCCTCTCCCAGGAGGATCTGTCTGCCCGCCGCTCCCTAGGGAAGCTCAGCATCACTGGGGAATGGGCTGCCAAGGGCCATAGGCAGGACAGCAGCGAGCTGGACAGCAAGCTGCGCGACCGGAGCGTGGAAAACGACAGTCGGCAGAAATTCGACAGCCGCGAGACGGAAGGAGATGATGACAGCAAGGCTGGTGTAAGAGGGGACAGCCACTGGAGTGCGGAAAGCAGGGAGAGCCAGGCCCGCATTCTGCCTGAGATCCCTGATGAGGACAGCAATCAAACTCTGGAGAGCGCCGAGGACGCTCAGGATCGTCACAGCATCGAAAATAATGAAGTCACCCTTTAA